In Sulfuracidifex metallicus DSM 6482 = JCM 9184, a single window of DNA contains:
- a CDS encoding MarC family protein produces MNFELPFVLAVKLFAIMDPLSILPFLLSLHEEFNRNSQTKIPWSLLVKKIGVAVTGLMLVFSVLGRPMLYYLGLSVSSLEIGGGLILIYLGVDTLGGFQQLKFMSSRIEEAVVTPIATPLLVGPGAMSALVTLGVTNGVLTVILSSLIASALVFAVLSFGPLIVKVMGNTGTVAAGRFAAIIIAAFGVQLIINGISQIKLT; encoded by the coding sequence ATGAATTTCGAACTCCCATTCGTACTTGCAGTAAAACTATTCGCTATAATGGATCCGCTATCCATATTACCTTTCCTTCTTTCTCTACACGAGGAATTCAACAGAAATTCGCAAACTAAAATTCCATGGAGCCTATTAGTAAAGAAAATAGGCGTCGCCGTAACTGGACTCATGTTGGTATTTTCAGTCTTAGGCAGGCCTATGTTGTATTACTTGGGTCTATCAGTTTCTTCGTTGGAGATAGGCGGTGGCTTAATTCTAATATATCTAGGAGTTGACACGCTGGGTGGTTTTCAGCAATTGAAGTTCATGTCAAGCAGGATAGAGGAGGCTGTGGTAACTCCAATAGCCACACCTCTGTTAGTAGGCCCAGGAGCAATGAGCGCACTAGTTACTCTTGGTGTAACCAACGGTGTATTAACCGTAATATTGAGCAGCCTAATCGCTTCAGCTCTAGTCTTCGCAGTCCTATCTTTCGGTCCGCTCATAGTCAAGGTCATGGGAAACACTGGGACTGTGGCAGCTGGAAGATTCGCCGCAATTATCATAGCAGCTTTTGGAGTTCAGTTAATAATAAACGGCATATCTCAGATAAAGTTGACATGA
- a CDS encoding Lrp/AsnC family transcriptional regulator: MSENRSKVDLDTVDKRLLIELLRDARTSLRRLAEEMNISPATLHNRMTRLVQEGIVKGFAALLDYSKLGFILTGIIMAKVDGKHLIEFEREIANADNVIAVYDVVGEYDVIIIAKFRDVEELDEFLKQLLKNSRIERTHTSVVLNIVKEDPRIRIF, encoded by the coding sequence ATGTCGGAAAATAGAAGCAAGGTAGATTTAGATACAGTAGATAAGAGATTATTAATAGAACTCCTGAGGGATGCTAGAACTAGCCTTAGGAGACTAGCTGAAGAGATGAACATCTCTCCAGCCACGTTACATAATAGAATGACAAGGCTTGTACAAGAAGGAATAGTGAAAGGGTTCGCGGCCCTTCTAGACTACTCTAAGCTCGGTTTCATTTTAACAGGAATAATAATGGCAAAGGTTGATGGAAAGCATCTCATAGAGTTCGAGAGAGAAATAGCTAACGCTGACAACGTTATAGCAGTATACGACGTTGTTGGAGAATACGACGTAATCATCATAGCTAAGTTCAGGGACGTGGAGGAGTTGGACGAGTTCCTAAAGCAACTCTTAAAGAACTCTAGAATAGAAAGAACGCACACGAGCGTAGTTCTGAATATCGTAAAAGAAGATCCCAGGATCAGGATTTTCTAA
- a CDS encoding DNA-directed RNA polymerase subunit M: protein MKFCPKCGGVMMPTKKDGKEILKCNKCGFEKEVSDKEKKEYSVKATAEKKNVKTTSLVSESSTRNLTDDLEQEREEYYKEVGLELLREEFEEGEDDEGGD, encoded by the coding sequence ATGAAGTTCTGTCCAAAATGTGGAGGAGTGATGATGCCAACGAAAAAGGACGGTAAGGAAATATTAAAATGTAATAAATGCGGATTCGAAAAGGAAGTTAGTGACAAGGAAAAGAAGGAGTACAGCGTAAAGGCAACAGCAGAAAAGAAGAACGTCAAGACTACGTCATTGGTAAGTGAAAGCAGCACCAGAAATTTAACTGACGATTTAGAACAAGAAAGAGAGGAATACTATAAGGAAGTAGGACTTGAACTTTTGAGAGAAGAGTTTGAAGAAGGTGAAGATGACGAAGGAGGAGACTGA
- a CDS encoding radical SAM protein, which yields MEHFDFILTTDRCLMTNHHGKEFLGFLGTGPAVGVPESVWKYIACPKMKVDKLGRPWQAPYGMRKVEAKLIEEGFSAAIVDPDHLNKHLPYAKALMFSHHDYFGYGPPSSTWWAITQQEPINRRSFQALMNRPEIKEAKSKGMKILVGGPSTWQWLWTPEAIESLGVDSFVDGEGEKVVVKLAQKILDGEPLPKYVYVSGDDVPDVDDIPEIKGASVNGMIEVMRGCARSCRFCSVTLRPTRYYSLEKIERELQVNVRNGVKYGVIHSDDILFYGATGIFPRPEPLIRLHKLVKKYYKSIAWSHASLAAIKYSEEKYGLISKLGEIIYDENQQYIGVEVGIETGSTRLAKEIMPAKSAPFKPEEYPQIVEDAFSIMHEKHIVPAGTMIVGLPEEKEEDVIRTVELVDNLRRYRSILVPMFFVPMGMFKNKNWFRDWREQAKLSPAHIELYKKVFWHDIYWAQDILNTFYLKGPLYAPVRVGLKMFLAASKRKMKEVENWIETNMKQ from the coding sequence ATGGAGCATTTCGACTTTATCCTAACAACTGATAGATGTCTCATGACAAACCATCATGGAAAGGAGTTCCTAGGGTTCCTGGGAACCGGTCCTGCAGTTGGAGTTCCTGAGTCCGTATGGAAATATATAGCATGCCCGAAGATGAAGGTAGACAAGCTAGGTAGGCCTTGGCAAGCGCCTTACGGAATGAGGAAAGTTGAGGCCAAATTAATAGAGGAGGGATTCAGCGCAGCGATAGTTGATCCTGATCACCTAAACAAGCATCTTCCGTACGCTAAAGCGTTAATGTTCTCGCACCACGACTATTTCGGTTACGGTCCGCCTTCGTCAACTTGGTGGGCTATAACGCAGCAGGAACCAATAAACAGAAGAAGTTTCCAAGCTTTAATGAATAGGCCAGAAATTAAGGAGGCAAAATCCAAGGGAATGAAGATTCTAGTGGGTGGCCCTTCGACTTGGCAATGGCTATGGACGCCAGAGGCTATAGAGAGCTTAGGTGTAGACTCTTTCGTGGATGGAGAAGGAGAAAAAGTAGTAGTCAAGCTAGCTCAAAAAATACTAGATGGCGAACCGTTACCCAAGTACGTTTACGTAAGTGGTGATGATGTACCAGATGTAGACGATATACCTGAAATTAAGGGTGCAAGCGTAAACGGGATGATAGAAGTTATGAGAGGATGTGCAAGATCATGTAGATTCTGTTCCGTCACCCTTAGGCCTACCAGATATTATTCGTTAGAAAAAATAGAAAGGGAGCTGCAAGTAAACGTCAGAAATGGGGTAAAATACGGAGTAATCCATAGCGACGATATACTATTTTACGGTGCAACTGGAATATTCCCTAGGCCTGAACCTTTAATTAGACTTCACAAGTTAGTGAAAAAATATTACAAGTCCATAGCATGGAGTCATGCTAGTCTAGCTGCAATTAAATATTCAGAGGAGAAATATGGATTAATCAGCAAACTAGGTGAAATAATTTACGATGAGAATCAACAGTACATAGGAGTAGAAGTCGGTATAGAAACTGGATCTACTAGATTAGCAAAGGAGATAATGCCAGCTAAGTCTGCTCCATTTAAACCAGAAGAATATCCACAGATAGTTGAAGACGCGTTCAGTATAATGCATGAGAAACACATAGTTCCCGCGGGCACTATGATAGTTGGATTACCTGAAGAGAAAGAGGAAGATGTAATAAGAACGGTAGAATTAGTAGATAATTTGAGGCGATATAGAAGCATCTTGGTTCCAATGTTCTTCGTCCCTATGGGAATGTTCAAGAATAAGAACTGGTTCCGCGATTGGAGAGAACAAGCAAAGTTATCTCCAGCTCACATCGAACTTTACAAGAAAGTATTCTGGCACGACATTTATTGGGCTCAAGACATACTCAATACCTTCTATCTGAAGGGGCCACTCTACGCTCCAGTGAGAGTCGGACTGAAGATGTTTCTTGCTGCGTCAAAGAGGAAGATGAAGGAAGTCGAAAACTGGATAGAGACTAATATGAAACAGTAA
- the serS gene encoding serine--tRNA ligase gives MSWSILELLRNNPDELKENLKRRYIDISIVDKAVELDKKWRLTLQEVEKLRHEHNVINSQISKLKGDERKAKIEEAKKLLSTLEGKEKELDQIAKERDLLLSSLPNLIQTDVPEGPDENYSKPIKFWGKFKVYKGDLEDFLQKVKGVQYEVLDWKPKGHAEMLENVLRLGDTQTAAQVAGSRFYYLFDDLVWLDMAMLMYAIDFMTSKGYTLVLPPYMLKGEVIHSIIDIETFKDAIYKLENDDLYLISTAEHPLASLHFKGEIRKEDLPIKLIGVSPAFRREAGAANKDMKGIFRVHQFHKVEQFIFAMPEQSSQLHMELLSNAEQIIQGLEIPYRVINIASGDLGACASKKYDIEAWMPAQATFREMVSCSNCTDWQAFRMKIRYIDKSNKGYVHTLNSTAIASTRMITAILENNQREDGMVEIPKVLRKYLEPFKMAPKEIISPRKKIL, from the coding sequence GTGTCTTGGAGCATACTTGAGCTCTTAAGGAACAACCCTGATGAGCTAAAGGAAAACCTCAAACGCAGGTACATAGATATTTCTATAGTAGATAAGGCAGTAGAACTGGACAAGAAATGGAGACTAACCCTGCAGGAAGTTGAGAAATTACGTCATGAACACAATGTCATAAATTCTCAAATATCTAAACTTAAGGGAGACGAGAGGAAGGCTAAAATTGAGGAGGCTAAGAAATTATTGTCTACTTTAGAAGGTAAAGAGAAGGAATTAGATCAAATAGCTAAAGAGAGAGACTTGCTCCTCTCTAGTCTTCCAAACCTCATACAGACTGACGTTCCAGAAGGACCAGACGAGAATTACAGTAAGCCAATAAAGTTCTGGGGGAAGTTCAAAGTATATAAGGGAGATCTTGAAGACTTCCTTCAAAAGGTTAAGGGAGTTCAGTATGAGGTTTTAGATTGGAAACCAAAAGGACATGCAGAGATGCTAGAAAACGTTCTAAGGTTAGGTGATACTCAGACTGCAGCCCAAGTTGCAGGATCTAGATTCTATTACCTTTTTGATGATTTGGTGTGGCTAGATATGGCTATGCTAATGTACGCGATAGACTTTATGACATCCAAGGGATATACATTAGTTCTTCCTCCATACATGCTCAAGGGCGAAGTTATTCATTCTATTATTGACATAGAAACGTTTAAAGATGCCATTTACAAGCTAGAGAATGACGATCTTTACCTAATTTCCACCGCTGAGCATCCTTTAGCTTCTCTACACTTTAAAGGCGAAATAAGGAAAGAGGACTTGCCAATCAAGCTAATAGGCGTAAGTCCAGCGTTTAGAAGAGAGGCAGGAGCTGCGAACAAGGATATGAAAGGAATCTTTAGGGTTCATCAATTCCATAAAGTTGAGCAGTTCATCTTTGCTATGCCGGAACAGTCCTCTCAACTTCATATGGAACTTTTATCTAATGCAGAGCAAATAATACAAGGTCTAGAAATACCTTACAGAGTTATAAATATAGCGTCTGGAGACCTAGGAGCATGCGCATCAAAGAAATATGATATTGAAGCCTGGATGCCAGCTCAGGCTACCTTCAGGGAAATGGTAAGTTGTAGCAATTGCACAGACTGGCAGGCATTCAGAATGAAGATTAGGTACATTGATAAGAGTAATAAGGGATACGTTCATACCCTCAACAGTACTGCAATAGCCAGCACTAGGATGATTACCGCTATTTTAGAGAATAATCAACGTGAAGATGGAATGGTGGAAATACCGAAAGTTTTGAGGAAGTACCTAGAACCTTTCAAGATGGCCCCAAAGGAGATTATATCTCCCAGGAAGAAAATATTATAA
- a CDS encoding metal-sulfur cluster assembly factor: MSQQQKIDKEEWKKKIMEGLTQVYDPEIPVDIVSLGLVYDLKIGDDGSVYIKIGLTAPGCPVIDDLVYTIEQVIKESVPATSVDIDVDLDTQWTPMRMSAEGREKFKKLYGYDIVEMWIQTYGLPPEEQKA; the protein is encoded by the coding sequence ATGTCTCAACAACAGAAGATAGACAAAGAGGAATGGAAAAAGAAGATAATGGAAGGTTTAACCCAGGTATATGATCCAGAAATACCAGTTGATATAGTAAGTCTGGGCTTGGTATACGACTTAAAAATAGGAGACGACGGTTCAGTTTACATAAAGATAGGACTTACTGCACCAGGTTGTCCGGTTATCGATGACCTCGTATATACAATAGAGCAAGTGATTAAGGAAAGCGTGCCTGCAACGTCGGTAGACATAGACGTAGACCTAGACACCCAATGGACACCCATGAGGATGAGTGCAGAAGGCAGAGAGAAGTTCAAGAAACTTTATGGTTATGATATAGTTGAAATGTGGATTCAGACATATGGATTACCTCCTGAGGAACAGAAGGCATAA
- the hisI gene encoding phosphoribosyl-AMP cyclohydrolase, translating to MDQKEAEELVSKMNFRHDMQTIIAVLQHFQTKEILMVANMNKEAFIKTLMTGKAHFFSLSRGKLWLKGETSGNFQILEDLRIDCDNDAVVLLVNPLGPTCHTGNRSCFYRSYDDIRNG from the coding sequence TTGGATCAGAAGGAAGCCGAAGAATTAGTCTCAAAGATGAATTTTCGCCACGACATGCAAACCATCATAGCGGTTCTGCAGCACTTTCAAACCAAGGAAATACTTATGGTTGCGAATATGAATAAGGAAGCCTTTATCAAAACCTTAATGACTGGAAAAGCTCACTTCTTTTCTTTAAGTAGAGGAAAGCTATGGCTTAAGGGAGAAACAAGTGGTAACTTTCAAATCTTAGAAGATCTAAGGATAGATTGCGACAACGATGCTGTAGTTCTTCTTGTCAATCCATTAGGTCCAACTTGCCATACTGGAAATAGATCTTGTTTCTATAGGAGTTATGATGATATCCGCAACGGTTAA
- the hisH gene encoding imidazole glycerol phosphate synthase subunit HisH, with the protein MKALVLNYGVGNLFSISSALRRIGFDVTIGDLSSGYDLIVMPGVGSFSAVSSFLSSRKDYLEDLRRSGTSFLGVCLGFQVLFDVGTEGGTSQGLGWIKGKVDLLRVKDKLPHIGWEKVKVDGCYDILEGLDGNYVYYVHSYVAFPDREPDAVSFYNGVKYPAVMCERNVVGTQFHPEKSSNTGKKFFSNLNRWLKR; encoded by the coding sequence ATGAAGGCTTTGGTCTTAAACTACGGAGTAGGAAATCTATTCAGCATAAGCTCGGCTCTGAGGAGAATCGGTTTTGACGTTACGATAGGCGACTTATCAAGTGGTTACGATCTAATAGTAATGCCAGGAGTAGGGTCATTTTCGGCTGTTTCCTCCTTCTTATCTTCTAGGAAGGACTATCTGGAAGACCTTAGACGATCTGGAACATCTTTCTTAGGAGTATGTCTTGGCTTTCAGGTTCTTTTTGACGTTGGAACGGAAGGTGGAACTTCACAAGGTTTAGGGTGGATAAAAGGTAAAGTGGACTTGCTGAGGGTAAAGGATAAGCTCCCTCATATAGGCTGGGAGAAAGTTAAGGTAGATGGTTGTTACGATATCTTGGAAGGATTAGATGGCAACTACGTTTATTACGTTCATAGCTATGTGGCTTTTCCAGATAGGGAACCAGATGCAGTGTCATTTTACAATGGGGTCAAATATCCTGCTGTGATGTGCGAGAGAAATGTAGTGGGAACCCAATTTCATCCTGAAAAGAGTAGCAACACAGGAAAGAAGTTCTTTTCAAACCTTAATAGGTGGTTGAAACGTTAA
- the hisE gene encoding phosphoribosyl-ATP diphosphatase has translation MSEIDDLFEVIKQRISEMPEGSYTAEIARKGIGFAARKVGEEAVETVVASLNESKERTVSEACDLIYHLLVLLAIRGINLDEIYVELRRRRK, from the coding sequence ATGAGTGAAATAGACGATCTATTTGAGGTAATTAAGCAGAGAATAAGTGAAATGCCAGAGGGCAGTTACACTGCAGAAATAGCTAGGAAAGGGATAGGCTTTGCGGCTAGAAAGGTTGGAGAGGAGGCAGTGGAGACAGTCGTAGCGTCTCTTAATGAGAGTAAGGAAAGGACGGTAAGCGAGGCCTGTGACTTAATTTATCACCTTTTAGTCCTTTTGGCAATAAGAGGTATAAATTTGGACGAAATTTACGTTGAGTTAAGGAGGCGTAGGAAATGA
- the hisD gene encoding histidinol dehydrogenase encodes MIFRDVPQIRPNSLDPVMDKVKEIVNQVIVRGDDALIELTSKFDKVKLINLNATIDELREASDSLSEDVKISIDRIWDQLKNFHDSVKPPNIGGGRDGIYFGIIWRAIEKVGIYVPGGLKSYPSTLMMAGIPAKVAGVSEIYVCSPSRNGKVDPALAYVALKLGVKSMYKVGGAQAIAAMAFGTKTVTKVDKIVGPGNLFVQAAKFLVSDKVGIDGIEGPTELVIIADDSAKPELIVKDLMAQGEHGPSTFLVFISWNDSLLEKVNGILESLSKGNSSDMNFYLVKAKDQADAVDIANRISPEHLSLYVRNPRELLSLVRNTGAVSMGYTPPAIIDYAAGPNHILPTNGWSRFRGGITVYDFLKPIMYADAMSPSKDLVRASITLAKYEGFQIHGESIGERYE; translated from the coding sequence TTGATATTCAGGGATGTTCCTCAAATTAGGCCTAACAGTCTAGATCCGGTGATGGACAAGGTAAAAGAAATAGTGAACCAGGTTATAGTTAGAGGAGACGATGCATTAATTGAATTAACTTCTAAGTTTGATAAGGTTAAGCTAATCAACTTAAATGCCACCATAGATGAGCTGAGAGAAGCTTCGGATAGCCTCTCTGAAGACGTAAAAATTTCAATTGATAGAATATGGGATCAATTAAAGAATTTTCATGACTCGGTTAAACCTCCTAACATTGGAGGCGGTAGGGATGGCATTTACTTTGGAATAATATGGAGAGCCATAGAAAAGGTTGGAATATATGTCCCAGGAGGACTAAAGTCCTATCCCTCGACGCTTATGATGGCAGGTATTCCTGCAAAGGTTGCCGGCGTTAGTGAAATTTATGTTTGTTCTCCAAGTAGAAACGGTAAGGTTGATCCAGCTTTAGCATATGTTGCGTTAAAGTTAGGAGTTAAATCTATGTATAAGGTAGGTGGAGCTCAAGCAATAGCCGCCATGGCTTTTGGTACAAAAACTGTGACAAAAGTAGATAAGATTGTTGGACCAGGTAACTTATTTGTTCAGGCCGCAAAGTTCCTAGTTAGCGATAAGGTAGGAATAGACGGCATAGAAGGGCCTACTGAACTAGTTATCATAGCAGATGATAGTGCAAAACCAGAGTTAATAGTCAAAGATCTTATGGCACAGGGTGAACATGGTCCATCCACTTTCTTGGTTTTTATCTCATGGAACGATTCATTGCTGGAGAAAGTAAACGGAATATTGGAATCTTTAAGCAAGGGCAATTCCAGCGATATGAACTTCTACTTAGTGAAAGCTAAAGATCAAGCTGATGCCGTGGATATAGCCAATAGAATATCCCCGGAGCATTTGTCGCTCTACGTTAGAAACCCAAGGGAGCTTCTTTCGTTAGTTAGGAATACCGGTGCAGTGAGTATGGGATATACTCCTCCAGCCATAATTGATTATGCGGCTGGTCCAAATCATATTTTACCTACTAATGGGTGGTCAAGGTTCAGAGGAGGTATCACAGTATATGATTTCCTCAAACCAATAATGTACGCCGACGCAATGTCTCCTTCCAAGGACTTAGTTAGAGCATCAATAACTTTGGCTAAGTATGAGGGATTTCAGATTCATGGTGAAAGTATAGGTGAAAGATATGAGTGA